From Girardinichthys multiradiatus isolate DD_20200921_A chromosome 13, DD_fGirMul_XY1, whole genome shotgun sequence:
TGGTTTAATGCTCCAGCGGCCCAACCCGATCCGCACATCTGCTATGTGGATTTAACGCTGCATGTGAGTCATGGTACAGAAGGTTTTGGTAGTTTTTAATAGACCTATGCTATgttttgcatatgtatttagtcCAGCTGTGtgggaatcttttttttttattgttaaatgatCAGTGGACCATCACAGCAGCTTCAAGTTCCTCTGTTCTCGTCATGCCAGATTTTACCAGTAAAACTTTGTCACAAAATAAAGGCAAGTTATTAAGCTATAGAAGGTTAAAGGTTACCTGTAACTTTAGCTCTATTcatctttttattctttataaCTCTGGATTCCTTTTATTATGCACGTTATTCAGGAGAACTATCTGTATTCAAACTATGGAAAGTATTACATAATTTATGATTATGATGCTATCTCTCTAAATGTGTGTTTCTGGCAGTGTGTGAACTTTGATGTGATGGCCGAGCTTCCATCTGGGCTTCTGGAGGCCTGTGTTGTAGTTGGAGCTCCCAGCGATAAGCTTCGAGAGGTACAGCAAGTATGTTTACGCAAAGCCAAACTGAGATGCaaaatatagcatttaatgcCAGAAGTATATTTCTTCACCAACAGATGCTGTCTAAATTACTAATGTCAATAGTATGGTAATTTGCAGTGTGACTGCAGTTTAATACAACCAGGATAACTGTAGAATAAAATATAGAAGAAATAGGTAATAGAGTTAAAATTAAGGCAAATACATTATAGGTAGCTAAATTCGTGTGCCCATTGGTGCACAGAACCTTTAGAAAATATCTGGTAATGTTTGGGATTTGCAAACTACATCAATGAGTTTATGATTATAACAGGATGACTAAATCTTATCACGTATCTTTTCCAACATCTGCGAAGAATAATACGATTTTGCCACCCCCACAGcacaccaagtcaaatgagctcCCCTTGCTGGATCCTGAAGTACTGCAGGTCCACGCTCCGCCCTTTGTTTTTAAGGAGACCAACTCGAACCATGTCATCGGTCCAGCTTTCAGCCGAGTGCAGAGGCGAAGaagttttattaaaaaggtctgctttattcattaatttattgagagtaaaagtaaaaactgaTGTTGGCCATGTTTTATGTAATCTGCAGAAGAAGCGAGATCGTGCTGCAGAGGGACTGTCTAATGGAGATTCAAGCTGTCGCTCCGAAGCATCGTCTGCAACCGAGGACATCAGTGTCCCAAAAGATCTGGACCTCATCGCTTTGCCTCAGCTCTGTTTCCCTGGTATAGTTTTCATTCAAGACAGGTTAAATACTAATATGCTTTTGAACGGATAATAATTTGAGAAGCTGTATTTAGTGCTGTATGTCGTCAAATATTTTTATCACCTTTTTAAATATAGCTCACGCACAACCTTGCACTGCCTTCTTTCACTTGTAACCCCATTTCTGCTGTTATGGTCACACAACAGCTGTTTTCACTTTAAGTTTTTAGTTTAAAGAACTCTGCAAAATACCTCTTACAGTTTAGATGATCAATCCTGGTGTCATATTTAGGGCTTGTTTTGTTTGATTAGGTGGTCTGCAGCTAGACAGCGAGCAGAAAGACGACACTTATCACTTCCTGGTTTTTACCGACCTGTTTGGCAACCGAACCCATGGAGTTGTTGTCCAGTACTACAGGGCTGTCCAGGTACAAACACATGAgcagttggaacaataaaacattgaaTATGATAAACTCAGGGGTGTATTACTTATTGTCTTCTTCAAGCAGTCCGTTCAGGAAGGTGTTTTACAGAATGGCCATAGATGGACGGTAGCCAGGTCTCGTCTGTATGCTCCCTTTGCTGTGTGCATCATCTCTAAGTTCCCCTACTACAACGCCCTGAAAGACTGCCTGTCATGGTAACACATTATGTTGGAAATAGATTGGTTTTTGGACTACGTAGTTATGATTTTGCATAAAATAATTATGTCGAATGTAGAGATGAGTGAAACATCTCCAATGGTTAGTATTAGATGCTGATGCTTATATTGTCAACtctttcattgttttctttcatttaaaataacaataaaacgcGATTTTATAGCAGCTCTTCTCTCACATACATGAAATGATGTTGCTTTTGCAACTAaatgttatatatgtatataattgcaGCTCATGGGATCGAGGCAAAAAAATCTGCTTCGGCAGGTCGAAACTTTGAGGTTCCCACTCAgtgttgaaaagttcaatttCAATTTTcaactcagtttatttatatagcgccaatttacaacacatgtcgtctcaaggcacttcacaacagtcaggtacatacattccaattaatcctaacaattgaacagtgcagtcagattcagttatttattcaaattggataaaaagcttttctatctaaggaaacccagcagattgcatccagtcagtgacttgcagcattccctcctcctggatgagcatgtagagacagtggacagtcactggcattgactttgcagcaatccctcatactgagcatgcatgtagcgacagtggagaggaaaaactcccttttaacaggaagaaacctccagcagaaccaggctcagtgtgagcggccatctgccacgaccgactgggggtttgagagaacagagcagagacacaaagagagcaaagaagcactgatccaggagtactttctatgggaaggaaaagtaaatgttaatggatgtagcttctttagccgtttcacctagaaagaaagaacagataaactctgagccagttttcaaagttagagtctgaaagagagcacatagagttagtcacagtaaagctcagtcaatagctatgtctaggagagagaaagggttaaacactaaaagacagggctatgtggatcatcggtatagggtgagcattaagttgttgcaagCAAAAGCTCgtacgatgcccctctccagaaaggtgtcacaagtagacacagagccaggccaggtgtagcttctaggaagagaaaagagagaacaaagttaaaagctgaaataacagcaaataatgcaaaattggagagtagtgtgagaatgtagcgaagagggtgaaagtggtcgttatgtcctccagcagcctaagcctatagcagcataactacacagatagtttcagtttatttatttatgtagcgcttatttacaacaatgtcgtctcaaggcacctcgcaaagggtccggaacggcgcggggccgccggggaagccagaccaaaccaccgagtgccagagcccggccacacCAGAACAGGCCACGTGTGGGGGCAcgaagtaaaataataaactgataaagtttatccatctagagcccactgatggtcattattatactaaaaaccacaaggattgggtttcctctttctgtcagattgaccataaccattggaaaagagagggggtcatacaggtagcagaaatggagggtgtgtttgcacctcaaccataactgagccggtttagactaaacctgactcctcttactccatccaacagggagagaagaagatggaggtaaaaaataaggaagatagtctaagccacaaaaggaaagttttaagcctagccttaaaagtagacagggtgtctgcctcacggatcaaaactgggagctggttccacaggagaggagcctgataactaaaggatctgcctcccattctacttctagagactctaggaaccaccagtaaacctgcagtctgagaacgaagtatGGGAAAGTCTTAAATTTGATCAAAGTATTTTGCACATCTGGTTAAGAAAGTAAATACAAAGGGCAATATGGAAAAAATACTTGTGttcttttcaaaaacagtccaaaaaatattaaatctgGGAATGTTTGTCTGAAATTGGAAATAAGAAATGTATAGAATCCTGAAGCTTTGCAGAACCATAGATCAGAAATCGGCCACAAAACCCTAAATGGGTCATCTCTAGTTATCTATTACCCATTGCTCCTGCTAATAACCTTTCTTTCTCAACATCCCCAGTCTACTGGTCCAGTTACGGACTGCAAGAGAAGCTGATCTTGAAGAAACAATCAGGGAGTTTTCAGCCAAGCTGTCCCTCGTGCCCTTACCACCTCCCGGACAGCTGCATGTGGTCAGAATATATTCGTGCCATTCTTTGAGTTTCCTGTTTCGAAGGATGCTTTCCTTCTGCATCACATTTTGATAGATCTcaacagtaaaacatgtttCTTTATGTCAGTCCTTCAACCTTCGTCCTCTTCAAGTGGTTCTCCCGTCCAGAGACGATCAGGACAGCCCCGTTATCGACATCGACCTTCACCTTCCACTTCTCTGTTTCACTCATGCAGCACTGCTCCAGGTCATAAAACTCAAAGACAAAACACACCATAGAATATGAAGCCAAATAGCTGCGAAAACTTTTATTCTAGAGCAGAGTAACAAGTTTCCCCTCTGCTGTGTCTTTCAGGTTCTCTCCTGCCTTCTTCAAGAGCAGAGGATCGTCTTTTTCTCCTCCGACTGGGCCAGACTGACCCTGGTGGCAGAAAGTCTGCTTTTGTACCTGCAGGTTAGTGGAAGAAATTGTATGTTTAATGGCACACttcctttttaaataataattaaaaagagtCTAAAAGTGTCTCCTTTTTTTCTCGCTCTTACTGTTGTTAGCCACTGTCCTGGCAGCAGCCTTACGTTCCTGTCCTGGCCCGAGGAATGCTGGACTTCCTGATGGCGCCGACCGCTTTCCTGATGGGCTGTCACGTTAATCACTTCGAAGAGGTTGCTGCTGTAAGTACACCAGTGCAGGTTAATGTACTCCATGATCAgtgtttggttctgtttttgGCTTTGATAGATTATTTTTCCAATAAAGTTGAATTAATTAAGAAAAACTAGTGATGCAAACTGCTATGTATCATCAATACTTGATGGTTCTTGGCCATAAAATCAACatcctgtgtttttttaaatgtgaggtTTGTAATTGAAAAAGTGTTTGATTTGTCCAGAGTAAGCTCAAAatatggaggcccaggagagtcactgaaaaagaaatacaaccatttcaaatttaacatttaaatgatacAATTAGAAATCCAGTTTGAAAAGAGTTTTGtaattgcacattttaaatttaattattaaagaggaattgtaaattgtatttataaatCCATTATTAAATACTgcaatttgaaaatgtattctcaTTCCTATTTCTTGAtggagatttaaaaaacaaaatttataaaTCTGATTATAAATACCTTTCCTATAAATACCTTTCCTTATCATTTCCTTAACATTTAAAACGGTAATTCCTTTTTCACCTTACATTTTCAAATCCTTTTTGCAATTGCATGTTCTTTTTACCTTTCCTTCTCCATTTAGCATTTCCGTGACCCTTCTGGTCCCTGAGCACACTGAAAACCAAATTAAACCAATCACAGTTGCTCCTCGGATGTAACCGGCTCTCTCATTGGTTTGACAGCCACACTTGACTCACAACACTGTTGCGGAAAAaggaattacctttttaaatgtttgacaaGGAAAGGTATTtataatcagttttgtttttgaaatctCCATTTAGAAATaggatttgaaaatgtattttcaaatcCTATTTCTTAAAATTACAGTATTTAATAATGGatttataaatacaatttacaattcctctttagtaattcaatttaaaatgtgcaattaCAAAACTCTTTTCAAACTGGATTTCTAATTgtatcatttaaatgttaaatttgaaatggttgtatttctttttcagtgactCTCCTGGGGCTCCATACTCACATGGAGTTCAACAATAACTGCTTTATTCACAGCTGTCTCCATCTTTATTCATTGTCTCACATTTCCACAAAGGCTTTCTTTTCAGCAGACTGAGCCCTTCTCTGTTAAACAGCCCTATAATGAAGAGCTCCAGTTGCACCATAGCTATGTTGTTtgcatgtgtttatttttggatGCAGGAGACAGAGGACCTAATACTTGTGAATGTAGATGATGGCAGCATTCAGGCATCGTGGTCTGAAGCACTCGACCTGCCTGACATACCTCTGGCTGCAGCAGAGTGCTTTATTTCAAGGTAACGCAAGCACACCCCCATCCAAATGTTTAGTAGTAGTACTGCGTTATTgagttattgttttaaatatagcgctttggaaaagtattcacattttATTCCACTAAAGCCAAAAGCTTCATAGTATTTTTAAAGTGTTTGATAGGatgacacaaagtggtgcacAGTTCTAAAGTagaatgtaaattattattctttttactaattaaattgtaaaaaaaaaaaaaatgctcatacccctaaataaattttGCAACCAAATGCCTTCAGAAGTGAATGAGTAGATTCAGCCTGTGTGTTATGAATTGCAGAATAAATTTGGTTGTTTTGTGAAGCTATTGTTAAAAAAAGCCATTAGAAGAGGTccagttttacagtttttcacaAGTCAGCAAATccgtagaagaaggtgctctgttcAGATGGGAACAAATTTGTAGTTTTTGGCcaagatgcaaaacaatatgtgttGTAGAAAACTGGGTCTGGACATCACCCTTAGCCATCCCCAcggtgacacatggtggtggcaggatcatgctgaggtgatgcttttcttttgcATGATCAGGGCCATAAATACAGGCGAATTCTGAAATAAAACTGTTAGGTTCCAAAAAACTTGAGccggggtggaggttcaccttccagcaggacagcagaACATCCATAGCTATAACATACTGGCTTAGATCAAGACATGTTCATGtgtttagaatggcccagtcaaagttcacacctaaatccagttgagaatatgtggcaagacttggaaATTCAGCttcacagatgctttccatccaCCTGGGCTCCTGGAGGCCTGAGTTGTAGCTgattcaaagctggtagaaacataacTCAAAAGATTCCAGACCCAAGGTTGTGGTTGTTATAGTCGCTAatggttcaaggggtgtgaatacttttgaaatgcACTATAAATCAAGTGAACGCACATTTAGTTTGTGTATAGTACCTGGATTTAAAACATATATTGTATTCACCTTTTAACTACTGTCAGAGAGAGTCTGAGTTtgaatgtggttttttttttttttttttgctgaactgAACAAGCATTTCTCTTGAATGACTTGCATGCTCCAAAACCTGTTATTTTATAGGCTGGGTTTCCTCATCCTGTAGTACTGGGTGCTCCTAGTTCTTTGGTGAAAAACGAGCTATACTAGAAAAAGTTTAAACTGGAGTAAAATCTCAATCTTAAAGTTTAGATTAAATCTACCAAAAGCGTTTCAAATTAGAAGAGTTGATGGTGCACATAATCCAGTTGATGCCATCCAAGACTAAATTCATATGTACTTTGGGTTCTGCAGGGCAGAGAGCTTACAGCTTCAGTATGATTTGGAGATGTGCCACCTCGGAGCAGGCACAGATGTAAACACCTTTCGATCCCAGCGCAGAAGCTGGCGGAGAAAACTCAACTCTCAGATACAAAACATCGCCCTGGAATTAGTGGTCAACATTTTCAGGTAAGGCTCCACTTAGAggtaaacatgttaaacagatTCAAGACTCCTAATCTTTCCTGACACCTtcggttattttttttttcgtcAGAGAGGTCCaggattttttaaatcatgaacaCAGGGTTTTTAACAGTGAGGAGTTTCTTAGAACGAGGGAGCCAGAGGACCAGCTGTTTTACGGGAAGGTAAGGTCTCCCATTGTTTAACCAAGATTGTACACACTGGCACACACACTAACCTGTGACTGTGTCTTTCTCTGCATTGTTGTTCTCAGGTGTTAGAAACTCATATCTTTCACTCGTTCCTGCGGGACAGGCTGAACAGGAAAAGGGACTCCTTCAGCCGCATGGAGCAGATGACACGAAACCACGCGAACAGGTATGATGCCGGTATGATGTCACAGCTTATAACCAGTGAAAGAGGATGGAACATTTTTTGTAGCTCCTTTCAGACTATTTAAATTATTCTGATTACTTTATTTAACtcagtttttgaaatatttctgttttgtgtgtttttaatcacTTTCAACTACTATAAATAATTATTAGACATCTTGTCTTTCCTCTattgaaacacaaaaaagattttCACAGGCTGATTCGGATTTCTTTTTATGAACTTTAATATAACAAGAGACAAGAACagcaattaaaacatttatttctagtCTAACGTTCGCCATTGACCGTTAATAATTATGTTATGAGCAGAAGTGACGTCGCTTTGCAGTGTGAGAGCAGTCGCTGGAATCCAGGGCTTTACTAATATTCTGAAACCAAACAAATACTTCAGGTATCAAACTGATTATAGAAGACAGAATCTCTGGTAAAGAAAGCAGGACAGCAAGATTCTGCAACAGTTTCAACCCTCAGACCATAAGGCTACTAAACTCAATAAATAAAGCCAACAACCACAGAGAACACAAACTTTGCTTGGAAACTGAATGGATCATCTACCAATTTGCATGTGTGCATGTAGATGTAGATGGAGATTTGTGtacatgtatatgtgtgtatacgCAGAATTTTTGATTGATTTTTATCTTAGTTATTTATCTTTTACTTGTCTATCTTTCTGATCTGTCTGATCTATCTATAGCCATTAGCGTGGCTAGCATCACAACATAGCCGTCTCTGTGTGGATTCAACTGAGAAGTTAGATAAAACAGCTGTTCTcttttcagccttcctgttatccaTTGATCGCTCTGTTGCAgtcaaaataatcaataaaCATGTCTCAACTTTACGTGTAAAATCTTTCTTTTAAATCGCCTCTTACTTCTCTTTGCTGACTCTGACTTTATTTTAAGCACCTCATTGATACGTGAAGTCGTCTTAACGTCTTCTTAGCTCAATGAGAAAGTCCATACAAAGGTTGGTGTTGGTACGACCTGTATTAAGTATGCTGCGTTCCTGCATTTAGAAGAGATTGTCTTTTTAGTTTCTGAACAGCCAGTCATCTGTTAGGGACAAACCACGTGAAAACTGGATGATTCTGGTCACCAGCTGATTTATCTGTGTAGTTTTTCTTCCCTCAGAGGCTGCATGATTTTGGACCCTGAGATGGCAAAGAATCCCCAAACCAGGATTATCCAAATTCTAGGTTTTGTAGCTGGCATGGGGTTTTGGTGATTGTTTGTGATTGTTCCTCCAAGCATATAGCGTCTTTTCCCTTTTCGGAGATTACACAATTCCCTTTTTCCTTCTGAGCTGTGGCTTCCTTTTCAGCACCGTTCTTAGTCCTGATCAAAAGATGTTACAAGTTGTGTGACTCTTTACCTAGAGTTTTTAACCCTGCTAATTGTGCTTTTAGTTGTGTCCTTCTACCTTGTACTTTACGatttaaaacattaacagaAGAGTGATGTTTGGAATTATGGGTTAAATATTTATACCTATAGTTTCTACTGCCTGATTGAGCTACTTTCTCTCTCATTGTCGGACTACAGAAATCTGCTTCCTCACCCTGTTCTTTGCAGGAATCGTGCATTGACCGAGACTCCACGCCGCCCTCCGATGTCGGAGCTGTCCAGGAGTGGCTACAACCGGTACACCAGTACGGACCGCAGACTGAGCAAGAGACTGGGAGTCAGTCTTCCGAATCTCGATCAACCCATTATTGAATCTGTCATGTTAAACTCGAACAAACTACTCCCCGTTCGGATAATTAGTCCTGATAGTGGTCGGTACCAGTGATCCAATTGAGTATAATTTAAAGACTCTGTAATTTGTGAATAATAATTTTTCCTTTTAGGGTTAAAGTTTCTTCAGAAACCTTTGAAGGTGTTCCATCTCCCAGATTTCCCACCCCCATTGGCCTATCACTATGTTCAGAACTATTACTCTGACATGGCTGCTGCACTGGGGAAGGCTATTAGTGCGACACCCACTGATGAATCTGCTCTGCTGGCCAGGTACTCTGCAGACACGACAGAAAAGACTCCTAATTTCACATGACAAGCGTGTTGAAATACATTTTGCTGCCGACTCTGACTCAACAGCGATCACATGATACAGCAGTGAagtaaagcaaataaaatgctgcaaatatCTCTGGAATATTTTTGGTGAGCTTGTTCTTGCCTCAGCTCCTGACCACAAATACTAAAGAAATTAGAAGGAGAGATCTGCTTTTCTGCTGGATTTTTCACCatatctttgtttaaaataaaatcagcaactAGAAAAACAGGTTATAGCTCATGAGTCATGAACATTGTATCATTATAccctcatgatgtctttgtttttgtttgtgcctTTCAAGATTTTAGAACCCAGTACACCAACAGACCTCTGGATGGTAAATTGTATCCCGTTATTGTTCAGTATCCAACCTGTCCTTCTCTGTGTCTAGATACCATTACCTACGGGGTTTGGTGAACACTGTGTCCAACAGGCGCCTGGATGCCTTAGAGGATTTTTATAGTCTCTATAAGACCGACGCAGAAATCTTCCCTTCTCAGATGGTGAAGTCTTTGGTGGACTCCCTGCCAGAAGTTGAATGGCTACAGGTCGGTTCAGACCAACTCTACtcttctgttttattgttttgttttgtttaatttaattttcaaacTAAAACTGTACTGCTGGGTTTATATATCTGGTACACTAGATTGCAGAAATATTCCTGCACCTTGggcattttcttttacattttatcacattgcaccacacacatcaacacaaagtagtgcataattattaaggggaaggaaaatgatttatgGTAAAAGTggcattcatttgtattcattcCTCTTTACTCTGACAAAAAATGTCTCTTTTATGCCAAGCCTGTAGAGACAGGACGCAGGAGGCTTGCGGCTGTAAataacaaatgcacaccacatttttgTGATTGGTATTCTTCAAATCTTTAAAAGTAACGTATTTTACCTTTTACCTCAGTCACATAAAATactttaacactagaactcccaaactcgtcaatttgacggcgagcattctggatgcgaggcGGTGATGAGTCATCGCATTACCTGGGGTCAGAGTCctacaggttttcttgcacgctattaaattatggttttgacaagaaataataatagtatttgatcaaaacctattatgttttattattatttataaatagtactgaaaaataatacagagtagtgggtatatttaaaaaaaaagctttactaatctgaccaaaagctggacagctacATGTTACGTCCCCCTTTCACTccgcggacataaactagtgctgaaaatgccttcagctcatccacactcatgttccaggaggaatcatctcctaaaactctgcgggcctcagccaccctgcagccctgAACGTGGATAAGCATttccaccaagcagaggaatacggtctgggcatcttggatctggcgctctgtcaacgctttctggctctgacgcctccctctactttcttcctcctctaccactgtccacacagcgccatcctttcctatctcctctttcccaggtgtgcgctcgtcttgcgatgaaaacgctgtaaagcgtagaatagattgttgtcactgggctactatatctatgacctaacttattgtttatttctttttccgtTATCAGTACCTTAgttctctcctgccagtgagctggtttgctgggtttatagctgggcatTGGGGACCTGGatcgtctccctgtctctgctgattgtggcactgttgctatagtttatatattattagtttactaatctgtaaactatagcctaaaatgctaaaatcgttacataggctagtattttactaccttgaaataatgcgccacaacctcctggtaacgggacgactcgtgttttttagccgggggaggctcactctctgacccgctgtcactggaactgaatgctgaccaagacCCGTCAGAATACTcacatttttgaagcatttccaatgtctcttgagcagaaaatatccttctggaagccatttgtaggatgccaatAATCTCCTTCTCAGGCTACGTTCTAGAGTAGCGGTTGCCAGGCAACGCTCGCGCGTATACTCAGCCAcgggaaaaaaatatcaatgtaaataatagggccgtcaaaatagcggctgtggtagttggaggtagaaatacttagatcttatatttactttgttatttaaaaaaaaagagacataggaacacacaagacaagtttagaaaaagtcaggatgccaggaagataaagagttttaataaaccagagttatggcatgtcaaactttcaaaaccgtcaaacTGACGGCCCTGGTAGTTCTAGTGTTAAAGTAGATGCCTGTAAGGCAACAAAATATGAAAGGGTGTAGAGCTGGGAATATTTTTGCAACTTGCTTTATTACTAATTGTTAACAGTGACATGTCCAGCAGCAACTCAGTGTTGAATAATGAAATCATCCCCGCAGGCGGACAGAAGGCCAGAGTTAAAACGCTTAATCAGTCGGGTGAAAAGGGAACAGGAGCGTGAGCGTGCGACCCTGGGCAAAGGCCAAGAGGAAGCAGCTGTAAAGCGTTTCCAGCTGCCGAAAACATACATGCACCTAGAGGAGTTTGTGAAATGTGTCCAGGAGTCTGGCATCGTAAAAGACCAAGGAACCATTCACAGACTGTTTGATGCTCTAACTGTAGGTAAGGAAGCAATTATTTACCATATGTTGTTACGTATGTGTGTGCTTGGGTAGATTACATTTAATGAGCTTTaaattgtttatcacttgtatGTATTTGTACTCTTAACAACTTGCATGGTTTTTTTCTGCTGCACCCCTCTTCCCCCCTTTTCCCaggtaaacatttatttcttgggTTAATGGTCAACTTGTCCCCTTCTGAAGAGTCTGTCGTACACATTTtcagaagaaacattttcttcacaTAGCCTTTATTCCACACTAGGATCTGTGTGCAGGTTTCACACATTCTTCAAATGTTCCCACATGGGACCAACCTGAATAA
This genomic window contains:
- the dennd3a gene encoding DENN domain-containing protein 3 isoform X4 — protein: MAELPSGLLEACVVVGAPSDKLREVQQHTKSNELPLLDPEVLQVHAPPFVFKETNSNHVIGPAFSRVQRRRSFIKKKKRDRAAEGLSNGDSSCRSEASSATEDISVPKDLDLIALPQLCFPGGLQLDSEQKDDTYHFLVFTDLFGNRTHGVVVQYYRAVQQSVQEGVLQNGHRWTVARSRLYAPFAVCIISKFPYYNALKDCLSCLLVQLRTAREADLEETIREFSAKLSLVPLPPPGQLHVSFNLRPLQVVLPSRDDQDSPVIDIDLHLPLLCFTHAALLQVLSCLLQEQRIVFFSSDWARLTLVAESLLLYLQPLSWQQPYVPVLARGMLDFLMAPTAFLMGCHVNHFEEVAAETEDLILVNVDDGSIQASWSEALDLPDIPLAAAECFISRAESLQLQYDLEMCHLGAGTDVNTFRSQRRSWRRKLNSQIQNIALELVVNIFREVQDFLNHEHRVFNSEEFLRTREPEDQLFYGKVLETHIFHSFLRDRLNRKRDSFSRMEQMTRNHANRNRALTETPRRPPMSELSRSGYNRYTSTDRRLSKRLGVSLPNLDQPIIESVMLNSNKLLPVRIISPDSGLKFLQKPLKVFHLPDFPPPLAYHYVQNYYSDMAAALGKAISATPTDESALLARYHYLRGLVNTVSNRRLDALEDFYSLYKTDAEIFPSQMVKSLVDSLPEVEWLQADRRPELKRLISRVKREQERERATLGKGQEEAAVKRFQLPKTYMHLEEFVKCVQESGIVKDQGTIHRLFDALTVGHQKQVGPDLFRVFYTIWKETEAEAQEVSLPASVLEHIDATECVFKLSSSVKTSRGVGKIAMTQRRLFLLTNGRPGFVEVAQYRDLEDVKLSSAPFLVLRIPSLKIRVHGKKEAFEANLKTETELWNMMVKEMWAGRIIADQNKDPQYLQQALTNALLMDAVVGSLQSSKAIYAASKLAHFDRMKLEATMMVPTTTAETLKHKINPSVEFAAPQAVDVLLYTPGQLWVSVGGGKVMVFDASSWSLIQTCQVGNARLNCMLGVDRDQVWMGSEDCVIYIISMVSMVCNRQLTEHRAEVTGLALDTEKYSQKVAYSCSAEGTVMAWEVSTLKVKKHFRLCCDFLQSVYTCGGALWCCSRTSIMEVWRNGSLKQRVNLPEHQRVKFSCALLLPESEELWSVCVDSAEVYIWHMKNTTKPFHRVMLQDCTGCYCMIQVKNQVWVGGLGRSSTKGKIYVLDMERYQVLKELHGHVDKVTALCSAEDRYILSGAGKHDGKVAIWKVEEKGLDSSNC